A region of the Apium graveolens cultivar Ventura chromosome 6, ASM990537v1, whole genome shotgun sequence genome:
ATCAAGAAAAGATTGTCAAGAATTACGTGTACACCGTGAGTTGTGGATTCGAGGTGATGGCACTGAACCCCATGCACCATACACACTTTCAAAGGAACAAGTTCATAAGTTGTTCAAGTGGATTGAGTCATTGAAACTTCCAGATGGCTATGCCTCAAATATATCCAGGTGTGTAAATTGGGCAAAAAATTGCATTCGTGATATGAAATCACATGACGGTCATGTCTTCATGCAAAAATTGTTACCTATCGTTTGTCGTGACCTTCTTCCGAAGCATGTAGCTGATCCTATAATTGAATTGTGCAACTTCTTTCAAGATTTATGCTCTTTAAATCTCAAGTACTCAGATTTGgaaaaaatggagaaagatataGTGAGGATAATGTCCAAACTTGAAACAGTTTTCACTCCTGATTTTTTTGATCCTATGGAGCATTTGCCATTACATTTAGCAACCGAGTGTAAGTTGGGTGGGCCAGCTAATGGGCGTTGGATGTATTTCATTGAAAGATATTTGCACAACTTGAAATTGAAAGTGGGAAACAAAGCTCGAGCGGAGGGTTCGATGGCACAACACTATATTGAGGAGGAATGTGTACACTTTTGCACGTTGTATTTTGATTCCAAAAATGGAATGATGCGTAATAAATTACGAAGAAACGAGGCCCCTCGAATGTTTCATGATGACAATTTGTTAGAAGTGTACACATATCCAACACATCCTAGTCTACGGACTAAAGATAAAATGTTGAGTGGTGATGAATATGAACTAGTGACATACTATATTCTTATTAATTTGTCGGAGGTTGCAAAGTACTTGCGGTAAGATATTTTTAGTATTACTTTTGCAATTTAATTTAGTTTACAATATAATTTATGATTGTTTCAATTTGAATATATATAGTGGATTCCAAAAGTTGGTAGAACGACAATACCCACATTTTTATGATGCGGAaaaggaaaaatttcaaaaagaaCAATTTAGAGCTTGGTTCGAAAGAAGGGTATGCATTTCATTTTATAAATGCACATATATTTACAAATTTCGGATACATTAATTTTCTCACATATTATTTTAGGTCAAAGATGATGAGAAGTTCAAGGAAAAATTTATAGACCTAATAAGAGGTCCATTGAATAAAGTGGAGTCTTATAAAGCATGAAAGTGCAATGGTTACAAATTTGATTGCGTAAACACAAATGAGCTCAATTCACCAAATTCCGGTGTGATTGTCATAGGTGagaaatttatttttttcttaataTCATAGTTGTACCTTTTCATTTCCATTTGTTCTCAAATTTAATACATTTATAATTGTAGGGACTTCTTATAAAGAAAGTTATGGAAACTATTATGGAAGAATAAAAGAAATTTTCAAACTCTTATATCATAATGGACATAAAGTGATGGTCTTCAAATGTCATTGGTTTGATCATACAAAACATGTCAAAGTTGATAAACATCGGATGACAACCGTGGATGTGAAATCAAAACTAAATGCCGAAGATGTTTTTGTGTTGGCTAGTCAAGCCCATCAAGTATACTATGCACCGAATATTTTGAATGCGAAATCATCATGGTACACGGTTCTAACAACGAAGAGACGACTAGTTGATGAAAGTGTGTCAACTCAAGAAAGGAACAAAATTGATGATGATGCTCTACAAAATGAAGTGGCAAATGCTTCATCATCACACGTCGAAAGAGTTATTGTTCGTGATCCCTCAAATTTTTTTATTGACTTGAGGATGTTTGAAAATGACTATTCAATGGATGACAAtggggaagaagaaaataaaaaatatgaagaAGACGAAGACGAAGACTCCAATGAGAACGAAAATGATGAATTAAGTGATAACGATGATTTAGTGTAATTTGACATTTTTATGAAATATGTACGGAAAAATATTTCTATTAGTTTAACTGATTTAATTTGAGTTTATTTAAATATATGTTAGATTTATTTATGTTAGATTTAAATATATGTTagatttatttatatattttttgcTATGTTGAACTAAAACAGGGGATGTGTTAAACTAAAACAGGGGATTTATACAGAAGGGCAGGGGAGCCAAAATATAATGGTACATGTAAATTCGACCGCAACTAGTCAAATTTGTGTGATGGCTAAATTCGACCGGTGTCCGTCAATTAAATGTTTGATATATAAACAGATTCATCTCAGTTTTACTTTTTTCATCGCCGCCTCATCAGATAAAATAGGGTTTCTCTCAACTTGAACTTGCTGAAACTGGGAATCCAAATCCATGGCTCAAGAGGGCTCGAGTTTGTTTATCAAAGAGATAATCCATTCACAGGTTTGACcatctccctccctccctcctgccctctctctctctctctctctctctctctctctctctctctctctctccccctctccctCCATGGCTCAAGAGGGCTCGAGTTTGTGTTATGAAACTGATGAAACTTTGCCTCTATATAAACCTTAATTTGCTTCTCTGTCTTTGACTTTGTCTCTACATAAACCCTAATTTGGGGGTTTTGTATTTAGGGCTTTTCTATATTTGAAGGGTTTTGATTTTTtactgatttttaattttattttctagGGTTTGTTTGATATTTATTGTAAAATTAGGGGTTTATGTGATCTTAATTTTGTTATTAACATTTAGATGTTTATGTTAATATCACTTTGGTGGTTTTAGTCTAAGCCATGGTAAGAAGATTGCCATACAGATTATGTATAAGTTTCCGAGCTATGTATCTTGAACTAATCTGAGTCAGATGTTAGCTTAATTTTAATAGTTTTTGTTATTTGTTACAGCTTCTTGGAAAATACACCGAAGAAAACTCTAGGGCACATTGTTCGCATGAAATTTGATGAAGATACTATCTGGACAAAGGGAGCTACACGCGAAGCTTTTTACAACTCATGTATCAAGAACTTTAAAGTAAGTAAACACCTTCACTTTTTCCTTTCACATAATACAATGCAATTTACACGTTCTATTCTTTTTCCTTTCATCTAACACTATGCAATACATCTAAAATTTACGAATCTGTTTGTTTTTTGAATTAATACTGTTCCATTTGGTTTGAGAGGAGTATTATGCTTATCCCTTTCCTTATGATGATGAAGACGGGGACCAAGTTGTGAGGGCGTATCTGCATAGGAATTGGAAGTCTTATCTTGGTACTGAGAGAAGCCGACTCGTGGACAAAGTGAAGCAGCTATTGGAATGTGGATATACTGAGAAGGATTTCAACATTAGGGATGATGGATTGAAGCCATACTACTACTCCCAGCGCACATGGAATTCTATGTGCGATTATTGGGAAGATGAAGTATTTAAAAAATGGTCCACTAATTCCCAGATTCCCCGAAGTAAGGTTGAGTTTGTTTCCCGCAGCGGGGCCAAATCATTTGAGCAGAGACGTCAGGTAGGATTCTCTCTTGTAAATAGATTAATTAATCTGCATTTTCATTTTCTATTGCCTCAAAACTATTTCATGAATTATTTTCATTTGATAGGAAATAAATGAAGAAAGAGAGGCTAGAGGAGAGTTGCCTATCTCCGAAGATGAATTCATGGATATGGTGTACGATCCCACTCAACCAGCTGTGCAAGATCTGCAGGTATCGGTATTGTACTCATTCTTTTAGACTGTTGTTCTCACAGTCAATAATTCCCAGATGATTTGCTTAATCACTCCAACATTCTACTATATATCTCCCTTATGTAATCTCATGGAGAACACTTTTTATACTATTTCAACCATATTATTAAATCCTGGGAGATTGTGGTATAAAATACTTAACCAAAATGAACTAGaaagtaattaaaaataaatagagGACAGGATTATGATAAGGCCTGAAGTATAAATAAAAAAGTATAagctatatatatagatattttGGAATCTGGAGATCTTATAATCTTAGCAAACAAATATAACCTTATAATTGTCTAAAATTTTAGAAAGGATGACATATTCAAGAAGGCAGCTAGAGGCTTATACAAATTGTTGAAACAAAGAAATTATGACAGTTCAGTAACTAATTCCACAAATTAAAGATATTCCTTAAGGCCTGAGAAAGATGAAAATTAAGTTTTAAATATATCATTATAGCATCTATTGTTGCTGGAAAAATATCAAACAATACATGCTACTTGCAGTATCCACCTTAGAAATACAGATTAAAATGTAGGAGCTGAATATTGGTATACCATTGATTTCCATTAACCTGTCTCCTTCATGTATACCAGCACGATCTGCAGGGCTACCCTCTAGGAAAGACAGAATGACCTGAATAATACACGAGATACTTACTATAAACACATGCATGTGTAGAACGCCCTGAAATATTTAGCACTAGTTTCAGGAAATTAGCCAATGATGTAAATTAATTGTAATTCTAGCGAGTCATTCTTTTGAAACAATAAGTGTTTTCTTTACCTTCATACGACCTTTGTAATCCTTAACTGATATTAGTGACTAATTATTGTTATCAGCCAATGGTGTAAATTAATTGTAATTCTAGCTAGTCTGTTCTTTTGAATGTATAATGTACAAACGAATTCAAGATTTCATATTGGGAGACACGTGTTAATCTGTCTCATATTGGATTTATGATAATCTGCCTCATTAAGATGGATTTGTTTATGGGTGTGTGTGTGTGAACTGACATGTATAATTTCAATTATTGCTTTATTTATTTATGAGATAAGATGGAtttcttgtttttaatttttGCAGGAAAAAATAAAGAAGGTGCGACTTGAATTGGCACCTGATTTCGAGCTTCTTGAAGAACCGACATCCCCTCGTAGCCTAAAGGAATTTCATCAGAAAAAAGAGGTTATTGTGTTGGCCATGGCAAGATCCCCAAGGAAAGGGAGGATCAGCCTTCATCCACAAGACAGTTTGGCTGAGCTTCTGGGCGCAAGGGATGCGGCGCAAGTGATAAAGAAACACAAGGTGGTGAAACATCAATCTGCAGTTGATGTTCCAGATGAGATATACAAGATGATGTCAGAGATCTTAGATGCGGTGTGGGAGATGGTTCGTTCTTTACCCACGCGCGAGGTGAAGCAAACTGTTCTGGATGAGGAGGTGCGTAAATTAGCCTATGCTGCTCTTCCGGACCCGAGTCAAGAACCACTGCACAATCATTACGTAAGGGCAACAACTGCTTTGCTTGGTCCGATTTTGGAGAAGAATGACAAGATAATTATAGAGGTAACATACCATTCTTTTACAGCTTTTATAGCTTCTTTCATAAATTTGGATTTCATTAAACATAAAGGCAGTCCAACGGTAAGTGCGCAAAAGGTGAACAAAGTAGCTACTGGGGTAAATAAAATAAATGCAGAAAAAGTAGGATTAAGGGATAAATTTCCTGAATTTTATTGTAAGTAAATCTTATTTCTGCTATGCTCAGCTAGATTTAATATGCCTTTTAAAATATCCTTCTCTCCCTAAATATATGAACACCAAGTCAACAAGAAGAAAATTATAGAAATTAGTTACATAATTATATGTTATTTTGAcacataattaaatatatatatataagaagtGTTGTACCAGAAATGAATAGGGACCTAGTTGGTGGAACTATATTTACAGCTGATTACCTATATAAAAGTAATATCGATCAAGAcgttgaaaggcatatgtcatagcctatttgtttattcgaggatttaactcaactcaaataagaatgtaataagtaaatagtggatctatcgttagaaagatctcacagagtaacatatgtcaaaggattaagaagcattgttcatctacagacctgattacttaattcactggaagaagctcaagaaattgatcaagcctcaatgatataaatcaagattgtgtaTTTAATCAAgcgacagagatctcgtcagggtatcaattaattacaaggatttagtctgaagaaaatcaagagtatcaaggtcaaggcttgaagaaatgtcacgaaagttagtcactcatgaaccagacagtacatcgagtgtcaacattgaagtggtggaattgattcataattgacagtgattttcagaagattttcagaagaatggttgctgctcaagattagtattaattctctattaattaattaagtcatataatttaattaagaaaataaattatatctgcaaagattaatttattgattaattgaattaattgattaattaattcagaattaatattaaggattttcagaatttttattagattaaaatctattaataattcagtaagacaatatgatttgaactactatgacaatcggtatgacaattgatagtcataccgaaagtcttgctagttcattctgattgtcttgctagctattgggattgtcttgctagatcaaaaggatagttcaaatggattgtcatgtcagttcatttgattgtcttgccgaaagtcttgctagttcattctgattgtcttgctagctattgggattgtcttgctagttcaaaaggatagtctcaccgaaagtcctaccaattcaaatggattgtcatgtcagttcatttgattgtcttgccgaaagtcttgctgattcaactggattgttttgtttacttaaacaacagaaagcagaagacattcaatcaatcaaacagaacacacaagtcaagaacacagcagaaacaaaagcaaatcatttcatttttcatctgctctattcaagatcaaaattctagattgtaaagttaaatccaaaccactagaattatttatcttgttcttgtgtaacaatctagcggatcaaaatccctagaacttaatctcaaatcgcatttagcatttgatcttttcattgcaaaaatagaaaaagttcatgtcgaatttattctagatttgtaataattgatttgagattaatcccttgtaacagataccgttgttgtaacacctttcaagtttaataaaagttttatttaacttgaattttgtttcacctttttattccgtattttattcgattaaacggtattgtttgcattcaatcccccttctacaaacaaattgggacctaacaattggtatcagagccttctgattaacgtacaaatcaagatcctagacttttgtgtttctttcactccttgaattttttattcactcaaaaaattcataatgactacacaaaaagttggaaccgttaaaattccactattcgataaagaaaattatgttatgtggaagaagaagatgctattgtttttacaagttgctaatcccaaatatctggaagtgttaaagaagggtccaaaaattccaatggttattgaaccagaggtaatagaaaatgatgtggtgatcaccaaagctagaacttatgtgaaagatcctgaggatttctctcctgctgaaaaagaagaagcctccctggatgctagccttcaattaattttaatagattcccttgatcccttgatgaatagacatgtgatgaattgtaaagattccaaacatatctgggaaactattgaggttattaatgaaggcacagaggaagttagggagaataagttagaaatcctaacctctgagtatgaatactttaaatccaatccaggagaaggaatcactgaagtgtttgataggtacaatgcattgatcaacaacctgaacattaatagtaaatactattccatcagggaggtcaacaaaaagttccttttaatactgccaactcatctcgaacatagaatcactgccataagagaagcaagagatctgagtgagatttctttggaaaggctctatggtgtgttaaagacttatgagttggagcagattcagcagaaggaagtttacgggaaaggaagagtggtcagcacgtctactgctctagtagctgatgaacaacaacaaccacaatatcaacaacaatctcaacagtcagaaagaatggtacagtcttccaaggttgaagaaaatgtgatagtagtagaatttgatcctcctactacaaatcaatcaggagatgatttttattccttggaagaactggagcaattggaggatgagtcaatggccctgattgtcaagagattctcaaatgtcagattcaaaaggaatcccaagttcaagtacaagtccaactacaacagattccagaaaggtggatcttcatcctctaacaccagcagtggtgggtataaaacagggatggttgatcgaatcaccattcgatgcttcaactgcaatgagttgggacactttgccacagaatgcaggaagccaagacgagttaggaagaactcttacgattctaatcagaagagtaaatctgaaagggcttacttggtaaagggaagaagctgggatgatactgacagtgaagatgaagaagttgggaatcttgctctcatggctagtgatgcaaacacctcatcgtcaagaaaagaggtaaaatttactgatgctgaattagtttatcatctaggaggttccttatattgtgctcgtcgtgataatgaattgttaaatcaacaaatcaaagaccttgagaaagaggtcaatgaattaagacttgtgcatattaatcaagataaattaaaagaacaagtatcttttctagagaatagagttgactgttatagacaacttaaaactattctcaaagacaagatcaccggtcttgaggctaaggtaaagcttactttaattcttgttcgaagtccaaagagttttacaataagcaagctgttaatcaaacatctggaataggttatgattacaatgctgctattggaaaattaggcataaactcccctcctcatgtctgtgctaaaggcagggaagtaccacatgtgcttaagggtgttgatgaacccctctataaagaatcaattgctgaaccatttgatgagacctcatttattattcaagaagaaatccgtgctgaagataatgctaatgagaaagctgtctccaagtcaagtgtgtcaaaagttccagtcaaggttgtgaaagcaactgagactaactcagacacacatgagttggataacacaaatgccatgtctaccatgcataagttgcct
Encoded here:
- the LOC141664886 gene encoding uncharacterized protein LOC141664886; the protein is MRLQRLFMAKTTAKAMRWHHDRIAVEDGFDPFRDKYAKEYTIWPMVVVVYNLPPSMCTKAPYIFMPLLIPRPTDPTKDLHVYLRPLIDELKVLWHTGVETYDMFSRTNFIMKAALLWTISDFPGLAMLSGWSTKDTVPPPGKSHKKKPRDYGVTHNWTHFSPFFELPYWETLSLRHNIDIIHTEKNVFDNIFYTILGDGKKTKDNTKSRKDCQELRVHRELWIRGDGTEPHAPYTLSKEQVHKLFKWIESLKLPDGYASNISRCVNWAKNCIRDMKSHDGHVFMQKLLPIVCRDLLPKHVADPIIELCNFFQDLCSLNLKYSDLEKMEKDIVRIMSKLETVFTPDFFDPMEHLPLHLATECKLGGPANGRWMYFIERYLHNLKLKVGNKARAEGSMAQHYIEEECVHFCTLYFDSKNGMMRNKLRRNEAPRMFHDDNLLEVYTYPTHPSLRTKDKMLSGDEYELVTYYILINLSEVAKYLRGFQKLVERQYPHFYDAEKEKFQKEQFRAWFERRVKDDEKFKEKFIDLIRGTSYKESYGNYYGRIKEIFKLLYHNGHKVMVFKCHWFDHTKHVKVDKHRMTTVDVKSKLNAEDVFVLASQAHQVYYAPNILNAKSSWYTVLTTKRRLVDESVSTQERNKIDDDALQNEVANASSSHVERVIVRDPSNFFIDLRMFENDYSMDDNGEEENKKYEEDEDEDSNENENDELSDNDDLV